Proteins encoded within one genomic window of uncultured Draconibacterium sp.:
- a CDS encoding TldD/PmbA family protein, protein MKVDRRDFIKTSGMFAAGSMVLPPFVQSCQNVQISADVKSYLDHFEVTTEMLQKVIATAMSKGGDYADLFFEHKITNSLALEDGKVNRAYSNIDFGVGIRVLKGDQTGFAYSENITLDDMLNAAKMAANIANSSTSFNASEYNEKLPANYYKISKKWEDVSVKDKVPFVQKVNDKIFGLDEKVIKVNAGMSDESSYVMFYNSEGRLTYDYRPMISFYAVCIMQEGEQIENAYSARSVRQGFEWLTDDLVDELANEAVEKTNLLFKASKPKAGEMPVVLGAGGSGILLHEAIGHTFEADFNRKGTSIFSDKLNKKVAENFINIIDDGTLPNDRGAINIDDEGNDVQKTYLVKDGILNSYLHDRISAKYYGVEPTGNGRRESFRHMPIPRMRSTYMENGPHTTEEIFAAVDYGVYVDNFSNGEVKIGAGDFTFFVKSGYIIENGKLTTPIKDINIVGNGPQALADISMAANDYKNDSGTWTCGKDGQSVPVTLGLPTVLVKKMTVGGTNA, encoded by the coding sequence ATGAAAGTTGACAGACGTGATTTTATTAAAACAAGTGGTATGTTTGCAGCGGGAAGTATGGTTTTACCTCCCTTTGTGCAATCGTGCCAAAACGTACAAATTTCAGCAGACGTGAAAAGTTATTTAGATCATTTTGAAGTGACTACCGAGATGTTGCAAAAAGTTATTGCAACAGCCATGAGCAAAGGCGGCGATTATGCCGACTTATTTTTTGAACACAAAATTACCAACAGCCTGGCGCTTGAAGACGGGAAAGTAAACCGTGCCTACTCAAATATCGACTTCGGAGTTGGTATTCGTGTATTGAAAGGCGATCAAACCGGTTTTGCCTATTCAGAAAACATTACTCTCGACGATATGCTGAATGCAGCAAAAATGGCCGCCAACATTGCCAACAGCAGTACCAGTTTTAATGCATCGGAATACAACGAAAAACTGCCCGCTAACTACTACAAAATTTCGAAAAAGTGGGAAGACGTTTCGGTAAAAGACAAAGTGCCTTTTGTACAAAAGGTAAACGATAAAATTTTCGGTCTCGATGAAAAGGTAATTAAAGTAAACGCCGGAATGAGTGATGAAAGCAGCTATGTAATGTTTTACAACTCGGAAGGGCGCTTAACTTACGATTACCGACCAATGATCAGCTTTTATGCCGTTTGTATTATGCAAGAAGGTGAGCAGATTGAAAATGCTTATTCGGCACGCTCTGTTCGTCAGGGTTTTGAATGGCTTACCGACGATTTGGTTGACGAACTAGCCAACGAAGCCGTTGAAAAAACCAACCTGCTGTTTAAAGCCAGCAAACCAAAAGCAGGCGAAATGCCGGTTGTTTTAGGTGCCGGAGGTTCGGGAATTTTACTTCATGAAGCCATTGGCCATACTTTTGAGGCCGACTTCAACCGAAAAGGAACTTCTATTTTCAGTGATAAACTGAATAAAAAAGTTGCTGAGAATTTCATTAATATTATCGATGATGGAACGCTGCCAAACGACCGCGGTGCCATTAACATCGACGACGAAGGAAACGACGTACAAAAAACTTATCTGGTAAAAGACGGTATTTTAAACAGCTACCTTCATGACCGGATCAGTGCCAAATATTACGGTGTTGAGCCAACGGGTAACGGACGTCGCGAATCGTTCCGCCACATGCCAATTCCGCGTATGCGATCAACTTATATGGAAAATGGTCCGCACACTACAGAAGAAATTTTTGCGGCAGTGGATTACGGCGTTTATGTCGACAACTTCAGCAATGGCGAGGTTAAAATCGGTGCCGGCGACTTTACCTTCTTTGTAAAATCGGGTTACATTATCGAAAACGGTAAACTTACCACTCCGATAAAAGACATTAACATAGTTGGTAACGGGCCGCAGGCTTTGGCCGACATTTCGATGGCTGCCAACGACTACAAAAATGACAGCGGCACCTGGACTTGTGGAAAAGACGGACAATCGGTTCCGGTAACACTTGGCCTGCCAACTGTTTTAGTGAAGAAAATGACCGTTGGAGGAACAAATGCATAG